The region CTTACGGATCGCTGGCGGGATGGCGATCCGAACAACAACCAAGCTGTCGATAAATCCCAGCCCAAGTTCTATCACGGTGGCGATTTTGAGGGCATTATTCAGTCGATTCCTTATCTGAAAGATTTAGGAGTGACAACGTTGTGGGTTACACCGGTTTATAAGCAAATTGGCAAAATTGGTCCCAATGAAGACCCCTCTTTTTCCTATCATGGCTACTGGTTTTCCAACCCCAATCGCGTCGATCGCCATCTCTACAGTGGTGATCTTTACCCAGAAGGGGATTTACGTTACTTTAAGGACTTTGTGAACAAAATGCATGCTGAAGGCATCAAGGTCATCTTAGATCTGGTCTTTAACCATACCGGTTATCATAATGATGCTTATGATGCAGAAGTCGCTGCCCATCCAAAAGAAACCATTCGCGATGATTGGTTTAATCGTGGCGGTAGCGGCGAAATTAAGGGGACGCTGGCTGGATTGCCTGATATCAATCATGATCTCGTTGATGTTCGAGATTTTTTTATTAAGAACACAGCCGCTTGGATCGATTGTGGGATTGATGGCATTCGACTCGATACCACCAAGCATCTCGAAGATGCCCTATGGCAAGACTTGAAAAAAACGATTTGGAGTAAATATCCGAATCTGATTTGGATTGGAGAAGTCCTCTTATTCGATGTTGGGACCTTAGCCTCCTATCAAAATGACGATGGACTTGATAGTGTCTTTGACTTCGCTTTTTACCAAACCATCAAGGATACGTTTATCTACAATGCCTCGATGGAAAAATTTGCAAAGAAAGGATTATTTCCCAATGAACCTGATGGCTTATTCGACTTGGATCGACTCTATCGCGACCCCAACTTACTGGCGACAGTAACCGATAACCATGACCTGAGTAGCCGAATCCTGACGGCGATTAAAGGGCAATATGGTGATACGGACAAAGCGCAAAAGGTAATGAAGCTGATGTTTGGCTTACAGTTCACTACGCGAGGAATTCCGAAAATTTATTACGGAACGGAAGTGGGGTTAGAAGGATATAGCGATCCTGATAATCGTAAGGATATGGATTTTAGCCGTCAGGGGAGCGATCTTTATAACTTTGTGAAGCGTCTGATTGCCATTCGTAAAGGGAGTGAAGCCCTCCAGTATGGAACCCTCACCACCCTCTATTCCGATCAGTTCGTTTATGCATTTCTGCGCCACTACGGAAATGAAGAAAAAATTGTCGTCATTAATAATGGGCTAGAGGAAATGCCGAGTCCCTTATCGATCGCGATCGCGACGAACACCAATCTTCCTTCGGCTGTGAAGGAAAGACTCAACAACAGCACTCTCACTGATGTGCTGACGGGTCAAACCTATTCTCTCACCGATTCATTTGCCATTGCGTTACCTGGAAAAGGGATGGCGATTCTGGAATAATGCATCAATCATCGCGATCGCGGTCAGAAAATACCTAATCACCGCATCCAATTGCGCCGGATGAGAAAATAACGCTTTCTCAATTCTCGCCACAAGGGATGAGTTTGGTAATACCAATCATCCCATTGTTGCACGGCTTTTGAGATTAATTCTGAGATACTGGGTGCAGGAAACGAGACAGTTGCCAGTTGTTTCATCTTGATCTTTTTCGCCATCGCGATCGCGATTAAACTGACTAAACTATCAGCATTCTTCCCTAAAATATGTCCCCCTAAAATTTCACCATTTTGATAGACAATTATTTTGAGTAATCCCGTTGTTTCTGACTGGACAATACTGAGAAGATTCGTCTTAAAATATTCTTCAATGACAACCACTTTTTCGCCAAAGGCTCGTTTAGCTTGTGCTTCTGTCATTCCCACTCTGGCTAAGGGCGGATGGGTTGACATCAAACAAGGAATGTCTTGATAGTTTACTGTATGGCGAGGAAAAAATAAAATATTTTTGAGTGCAATTTTTGCTTCGTATTGACCTAAATTCAGAAAAGAATAGCCACCAATAACACTGCCACAGGCATAAATTTTCGGATTGGTAGTTCGTAGCTTTTCATTGAGTATTAAACTGTGTTTTCTCGACTTGACATTAACTCCTTCTAAATTTAATCCTTCTAAGTAGGGTGCTGTTTCCGGAACAATAATTAATTGATCGGTTTTAATCGCATGTTTGCCCAATTGCAGCCATTTTTCTGTTTCAATCTCCTTGCAATCAGAAAGGGGGCTCGACTTTAAAAGATGGATACCATCTGCTTCAAGTTGGGCTTGTAATAAATAACTAATCGTTTGATCTTCTGTGGAAAAAAGTCGAGACTTTTTAATAGCTAATGTAATATTTTTCTTCAGTCTTGCGAGATTTTGAGCAAGAGTAACCGCAGACGGGCAATCACCAACGATGGTCAAATTTTGCGGTAAGTTGGCTAAGTCTTGCTTTTTTCTTAAATCACTGACCGTCAAATACCCCATTTGGGATAAATTAGGAAGGTCAGGAAACATGGGAATGGTTTCCGTCGCGATTAAATAACCACGGGCACGCAACATTTCCTGCTTCACGACAAAAGCTTGTTGGGGTAAGCGAGAAAATTCTCCTTTCCCCTCAATGACATCAACGCCTTGTGCCGCCAATTTCACTAGGGCGGTTTCTTCTTGAACTATCTCAATGACTTCTTGTGTCCATTGTCGATAGGTGGCGATTGGCAGTGTTTCTAAAGGCTGGATATTTCCCCAGGATTCAGCAATTTGCGTTAACTGCCCGAGGGTAAAATGATAAAGCCAGTTCGCTTCTGCACAGAAGGAAATTTCTTGTGTCACAAGGGCAACTCGCGCTTCCCACAAAACCGCCATCAGCGCGGCATATCTCCCCACTGGCGTATTGCCAATAACAATTACATCGTATTTCATTATTTGTTAGTCATTGGTCATTAGTCATTAATCATTAATCATTAGTCATTAGTCATTAGTCATTAGTCATTAGTCATTAGTCACTGCTAAAAGAGCTTGTTGCAGTTTCTGATTTTCTTCGGGGTGACGAATCGCGATGCGGAAATAGCCCTCGCCCAATTCGGGAAAACTGAGACAGTCACGGATCAGAATTTGAGAGTGTTTCAACAGTTCGGCTTGCAATTGAGAGGCACGGAGATCGGTGGCGACAAGAAAGAAGTTTGCTGCAGTCGGAAGCGGGGATAAGCCCGGAATGCTTTTTAAAGCTTGATAAAAGCGCGATCGCGCTGTGGCTAGCCATTGCCATGTTTTTTCTTGAAAAGCCGTATCTTGAATAACCGCGATCGCTGCCTCCTCGGCTAAGCTGTTTACAGACCAAGGATCGCGCCATTGCTGCCACTGTTGTAATCGTTGCGGATGAGTAAGCGCATAACCGATGCGAAGTCCAGGCAGGCTATAAAATTTTGTCAGCGATCGCAGCACAACCAAATTGGGATAGTGTTCTACATCTGCGAGCAAACTTTCTTGGTCATCGGGCGGTAAAAAATCCATAAATGCTTCATCGACCACAACTAAAGCAAACTGTTCTAAATAAGGCAAAATCTCCCTCCGAGAGAACAGTTGACCGGTGGGGTTATGGGGGTTATTTAATAACAGCCCACAATTTTTTATCGCTGGTGGCTCGAAAATCAATGGTTGCTTCTGCATCGGGTTTTGCAGCATTCCCTCTACCTCAAGAGGACAGGGCGTAATTTTTGCCCCAAACGCCTCTAAAGCGCGAGTATAGTCCCGAAAACCAGGTTTCAGCACATAAACTGTCTCTAATCCTGCTAATTCGCGCCCAACCCAAGTCAGTAATTCTGCTGCCCCATTTCCTGGTAAGATCCACTCGGGTGCTAAATGATGCCATTTCCCCAATGTTTCTCGCAGTTGGACATAATTGGGGTCAGGATAGTGTTTTAAGCGATGAAGCCCCCGTTGGATCGCACTGATCGCACTATCAGGGGGACCCAGGGGGTTAATGCTAGCGGAAAAATCCAATATCACAGAGGGGGAACATCCCGCGATTTGGGCTGCCCAGTTTAAGTTCCCTCCGTGTATTGGTCGTGTCATAACAGTTTAACTCGATTAGGGGTGATTACTTTTTATCCTCAGGCGCAACCCGTTCCTTAAATAATTTCCCAGCAGAAAAAGCAGGGACGGAGGTTGCAGGAATTTCCATTTTATCCCCTGTTTTGGGATTGCGACCTTCCCGGGCTTTCCGTTCCCGACGTTCAAAAGAACCAAAACCAACCAAGGTTACTTTTTCCCCTTCCGATACCGCTTCCATAATGGTTTCTAGGGCAGCAGTCAGGACAGCGTCGGCTTGTTTTTTCGTTACAGTTGCGCGATCGGCAATTTTATCGACTAAATCACCTTTATTCATGGTTAATCTCCTAATTTGAGGTTGTTTCTCTACGATAACGGCAGATTGCTTGCGCTTAACAAGTTTTCTTTGCATTTACTAACATACACGTTTAGCAAGGCAATGAATAAAAGCCTAGGATACATATATGTTCTATGTTTCACTGCATCATTCTAAACTCTGATTGCCCATTGTGGATCGTCAAAACCATTAAATTAAGTACATTTCGGGATTTTTTTACGTTTTGAAACTTAAAATCGTGATTTGTATTACTAAAAAAATGAAAATTCCATGCGAGTGCTTAACAATTTCGCGACAAACGATTAACAATTCCTATCTTTTGCCATCATGTTTGGCTAAGCATAATGAATCATAAGTCCTCAAACCTTGAGGAAACCTTAAAAATTACTCAACCTCTAAATTAAGTTCCCCGAATGACTGTTCTTTTACCTGCTGTTGTCCCGGTGGCGCTGATTATTTTGATCGGCGCGATCGCGCAACGCTATCTCTCCCTTGACCGCACTACCCTTTCTCAACTCGCCCTCTATATTCTGATTCCAGCTTTGGTGGGAGATAAATTATATCGCACCACTGTCTCTCCCCAGGGAGCAATGGGATTAGTCACTGGTTTCGTCATCACTTCTGCTTTATTGTATTTGATCGTGTTAGGAATCAATTATTCGGTAAAGCCACCCGCAACAGTGGGAAAAAGCCTCCTTGCTACGACAATTTTTGGCAATGTGGGCAATCTAGGACTCCCCTTGAATAGTTTTGCTTTTGGCGATGGTGGATTAGAACGAGCAATTATTTGCTTGATTACCTCAGCAATTCTTTTATTCGGCGTTGCCCCTGCTGTCATTAAAGGCGGAGGCTGGCGCTATGGTATCAGCATGACCTTCAAATTACCCTTATTCTGGGCGATGATTGCCGGGATTACGTTTCATCTCCTGCAAGTGGAATTTCCCTATCGTTTAGATGTGGGCATTGAACAGTTAGGACGAGCGTCCATTCCCATTGCTTTACTCATTTTAGGGATGCAATTAGCGAGTACTCGTTTTGCCCTGGGAAAATATGAACTGTTGGCATCGGGGTTACGATTATTAGTTGCTCCCGCGATCGCGCTTGGCGTCGGATTATCATTATCATTAACCGGACTTGATCTCAAAGTGTTAGTTCTACAAACAGCCATGCCGGCGGCAGTGAATACCGTCTTGATGGTCGGGGAATTTGGGGGCGAAGCGGATCGCACCGCCCGGACAGTGGTCGTTTCTACCTTGTTGAGTTTTATCAGTTTACCCCTAATTTTGGGGATTCTGACCGAACTGGTAGGCTAGCCAGTTGGATAGTGGTCGCCGGTCAAAAACCCCACTGTTTCCAAAGCATCATCGGTCATGTTTTCTGAATCAGTTGTCGGCTGCTTAAAATGTCCTTGTCACTTAATTGTTTAATGGCGGAGATAGGAACCGTTATGACTTTCAGTGATTCGCCAATAGCGTTAAATACTTCTAAAACACAGCCCATTTCACCTCCTGTGGGGTGAGGAACAAAATCGATCAGTGTAGCAATATCTCCTTGTTGGAGTTGGTATTCAGGAAAGTTACGGGTTAGTGCAACTTCTTGATAGAGTTCTAAATCCATGATTCTATCCTCGATAAGGTTTTAGGGTTATAAAGTAAAACTTATTGTCAATTTTGCGTTTTTGCCAAACTGTAATAACAGGTAACTTTCGATTGTTGATTCCTTTTAGTTCGCCAATGACTTGCTAATATGTTCCATATTCGTCGATCACATCAATTCGCCTCTGTCAAAATAACTTGAATGCCCTCATTGTGATGTCTCGCTGTCTTATCACTTTGCCCGTCGTTATCGCTGGCAAATCTTGTTAAAGTTTCCCCCTGAAACGTTCGTTAAGTGAATATTATTTAGATGAGTTAGAAGCATTATGGCAACAAGCCAAAAAACAGCTATAGTAAAAGTACCTTTCTTTGTGTTTACCTAACGCACACATCAGGACTTCATATCAATATCATGGCTAAGCGATCGCTGCAAGCGTCTCCCGCTGGCATTCAACAGGCGAAACGTGCCTTTGCTCTTATCGGGTGGACTCAAGACAATTTAGCCGCAGAAGTTAATCTCAAAACCCGTCAACCAATCTGGCGATTTTTTACCGGAAAACCCGTAGATCGGCAGGTTTTTATGGAAATTTGTCATGTTTTAGATTTAGATTGGCGAGAGATTGCGCTCAATCCACCAACAGAATTTCCTGAAGTCGATAATCCCCCTCCCCCCTTAGATATT is a window of Cyanobacteria bacterium GSL.Bin1 DNA encoding:
- a CDS encoding FAD-dependent oxidoreductase, coding for MKYDVIVIGNTPVGRYAALMAVLWEARVALVTQEISFCAEANWLYHFTLGQLTQIAESWGNIQPLETLPIATYRQWTQEVIEIVQEETALVKLAAQGVDVIEGKGEFSRLPQQAFVVKQEMLRARGYLIATETIPMFPDLPNLSQMGYLTVSDLRKKQDLANLPQNLTIVGDCPSAVTLAQNLARLKKNITLAIKKSRLFSTEDQTISYLLQAQLEADGIHLLKSSPLSDCKEIETEKWLQLGKHAIKTDQLIIVPETAPYLEGLNLEGVNVKSRKHSLILNEKLRTTNPKIYACGSVIGGYSFLNLGQYEAKIALKNILFFPRHTVNYQDIPCLMSTHPPLARVGMTEAQAKRAFGEKVVVIEEYFKTNLLSIVQSETTGLLKIIVYQNGEILGGHILGKNADSLVSLIAIAMAKKIKMKQLATVSFPAPSISELISKAVQQWDDWYYQTHPLWRELRKRYFLIRRNWMR
- a CDS encoding threonine-phosphate decarboxylase, with protein sequence MTRPIHGGNLNWAAQIAGCSPSVILDFSASINPLGPPDSAISAIQRGLHRLKHYPDPNYVQLRETLGKWHHLAPEWILPGNGAAELLTWVGRELAGLETVYVLKPGFRDYTRALEAFGAKITPCPLEVEGMLQNPMQKQPLIFEPPAIKNCGLLLNNPHNPTGQLFSRREILPYLEQFALVVVDEAFMDFLPPDDQESLLADVEHYPNLVVLRSLTKFYSLPGLRIGYALTHPQRLQQWQQWRDPWSVNSLAEEAAIAVIQDTAFQEKTWQWLATARSRFYQALKSIPGLSPLPTAANFFLVATDLRASQLQAELLKHSQILIRDCLSFPELGEGYFRIAIRHPEENQKLQQALLAVTND
- a CDS encoding DNA-binding protein, which codes for MNKGDLVDKIADRATVTKKQADAVLTAALETIMEAVSEGEKVTLVGFGSFERRERKAREGRNPKTGDKMEIPATSVPAFSAGKLFKERVAPEDKK
- a CDS encoding AEC family transporter, whose protein sequence is MTVLLPAVVPVALIILIGAIAQRYLSLDRTTLSQLALYILIPALVGDKLYRTTVSPQGAMGLVTGFVITSALLYLIVLGINYSVKPPATVGKSLLATTIFGNVGNLGLPLNSFAFGDGGLERAIICLITSAILLFGVAPAVIKGGGWRYGISMTFKLPLFWAMIAGITFHLLQVEFPYRLDVGIEQLGRASIPIALLILGMQLASTRFALGKYELLASGLRLLVAPAIALGVGLSLSLTGLDLKVLVLQTAMPAAVNTVLMVGEFGGEADRTARTVVVSTLLSFISLPLILGILTELVG
- a CDS encoding DUF4926 domain-containing protein, which translates into the protein MDLELYQEVALTRNFPEYQLQQGDIATLIDFVPHPTGGEMGCVLEVFNAIGESLKVITVPISAIKQLSDKDILSSRQLIQKT